One part of the Phoenix dactylifera cultivar Barhee BC4 unplaced genomic scaffold, palm_55x_up_171113_PBpolish2nd_filt_p 000257F, whole genome shotgun sequence genome encodes these proteins:
- the LOC120105322 gene encoding heat stress transcription factor C-1b-like, with protein MEGKSSSNMEYQIQAAPFVAKTYQMVNDPRTDALIRWGKGSNSFLVLDPADFSHLLLPSYFKHSNFSSFVRQLNTYGFKKVDPDRWEFAHESFLRGRTHLLPSIVRRNKRKDGGSSSGDKKDGIEGEEEEAERLMKELGKLRREQRGLQEELQGMSERLQATERRPNQMISFLVKVSEDPDFLPRLILSKKQQLQSEKKQRLVAPPTPPSFSSPPSLMPSGVSLHLDVGSAAEETNFCHLEHRAGPLTLEAEKTLPMVSNTSVDTGFDGGVSANISVPQMNVAGADAVISGSQMRLLPEVGLAETSSTAKTSVPFPFSLLGHGFF; from the exons ATGGAAGGGAAGAGCAGCAGCAATATGGAGTATCAAATCCAGGCGGCGCCCTTCGTGGCCAAGACGTACCAGATGGTGAACGACCCCAGGACCGATGCCTTGATCCGGTGGGGGAAGGGGAGCAACAGCTTCCTCGTTCTCGACCCCGCCGACTTCTCccatctcctcctcccctcttaCTTCAAGCACAGCAACTTCTCCAGCTTCGTCCGCCAGCTTAACACCTAC GGTTTCAAGAAGGTGGATCCGGATAGATGGGAGTTTGCTCACGAGTCTTTTCTCCGAGGACGGACCCACCTCTTGCCTTCCATCGTCCGGCGAAACAAGAGGAAAGATGGCGGCAGTAGCAGCGGCGATAAGAAGGATGGCATcgaaggggaggaggaagaggccgagAGGTTGATGAAAGAGCTTGGGAAGTTAAGACGAGAGCAAAGGGGCCTTCAAGAAGAGCTGCAAGGGATGAGCGAGAGACTTCAAGCCACTGAAAGGCGGCCAAACCAGATGATCTCCTTCCTTGTTAAAGTGAGCGAAGACCCCGACTTCCTCCCTCGGCTTATACTTTCAAAGAAGCAACAGTTGCAATCGGAGAAGAAGCAGCGTCTTGTCGCACCCCCGACacctccttctttctcttctcctccctccctaATGCCAAGTGGAGTCTCACTACATTTGGACGTCGGCTCGGCAGCCGAAGAAACGAACTTTTGCCATTTGGAGCATCGAGCTGGGCCTTTAACGTTAGAAGCAGAGAAAACGCTGCCGATGGTTTCTAATACTTCGGTTGACACGGGCTTTGATGGTGGAGTCAGTGCTAACATTTCAGTTCCACAGATGAACGTTGCTGGTGCCGATGCCGTCATCTCCGGGAGCCAAATGCGATTACTACCAGAGGTTGGATTGGCCGAAACGAGCTCAACGGCCAAAACATCAGTCCCATTTCCGTTCTCCTTATTGGGCCACGGATTCTTCTAG